The Chitinophaga parva genomic sequence CCAGCTGTTGTTTTTCCTTGGTGTATTTCAGGAACTCGCGGGCTTCCATCGGCGGCAGGCCTTTGTGGGCGCGCATTTCGTTCACAGCAGTTTTGAGGAAGGTGATGTTGGACACACCGGGTATTTCTACCGGGTACTGGAATGCCAGGAACATGCCCGCGCGGGCGCGCTCTTCGGGTGCCATTTCCAGCAGGTCCTGTCCATCAAAAATTATTTCACCCTGCGTTACAGTGTAGCTTTCACGACCGGCCAGTACAGATGCCAGGGAGCTCTTGCCGGAGCCGTTGGGACCCATGATCGCATGGATCTCGCCGCGGTTAATTTCCAGGTTGATACCCTTCAGGATTTGCTTGCCTTCTACTTCCGCATGCAGGTTTCTAATTGATAACATAATACTTGTTTGTGCTTGTGTTTTTGCTTCATTAACCAACACTACCCTCGAGGGTAATGGATAACAATTTCTGTGCTTCTACCGCAAATTCCATCGGTAGCTGGTTCAGTACTTCCTTGGCATAACCGTTCACGATGAGGGCTACGGCCTTTTCAGTATCAATACCGCGTGCGTTCAGGTAGAAGATCTGGTCTTCCCCGATCTTGGAAGTGGTAGCTTCGTGTTCTACGGTAGCAGTATTATTACGGCTTTCTATGTAAGGGAAGGTGTGTGCGCCACACTGGTCACCGATCAGCAGGGAGTCGCACTGCGTAAAGTTCCTCGCAAACTGCGCTCTTGGTCCCACTCTTACCAGGCCGCGGTAGGTATTGTCGCCAAAGCCGGCGGAGATACCTTTGGAAATGATGCGGCTGCGGGTGTTCTTACCCAGGTGGATCATTTTGGTGCCGGTATCTGCGATCTGGCGCATGCGGGCCACGGCCACGGAGTAAAACTCACCCTGTGAGTCATCGCCCTGGAGAATTACGCTCGGGTATTTCCAGGTGATGGAAGAACCCGTTTCTACCTGTGTCCAGGAGATCTTGCTATGCGCGCCACGGCATATACCGCGCTTGGTTACAAAGTTGTAGATACCG encodes the following:
- the sufC gene encoding Fe-S cluster assembly ATPase SufC — translated: MLSIRNLHAEVEGKQILKGINLEINRGEIHAIMGPNGSGKSSLASVLAGRESYTVTQGEIIFDGQDLLEMAPEERARAGMFLAFQYPVEIPGVSNITFLKTAVNEMRAHKGLPPMEAREFLKYTKEKQQLVSFDANLMNRSLNEGFSGGEKKRNEILQLAMLEPKLSILDETDSGLDIDALRIVSNGVNKLKNSDNAFVMITHYQRLLEYIVPDFVHVLYNGQIVKTGTKELALELEEKGYDWLKEAYHLKESV